One window of the Podospora pseudocomata strain CBS 415.72m chromosome 7, whole genome shotgun sequence genome contains the following:
- the ERG24 gene encoding erg24, C-14 sterol reductase (EggNog:ENOG503NUSE; COG:I; COG:T): MGSKAQQPIEASRKKPEYEFFGPPGAALISFVLPPLVYAITFACNDLSGCPAPSLLHPKNLDLNVLKHEVGWPQDGWPGLFSWEATGWTLAFYLFNAILYRILPATETEGTVLRSGGRLKYRFNAFSTTMFCIVAAAAGTIAQGAEFPLWTYITDNYVQILTANTLIAYALATFVYVRSFSVKPGNPENRELAAGGVTGNIIYDWYIGRELNPRVTLPFIGEIDIKEWMELRPGMLTYILLNGAFIAKQYRNYGYVTDSIVFVAVVQTLYVLDGQYMEPAIMTTMDITTDGFGFMLSFGDLVWVPFIYTQQTRYLATHPQTLGPLGLAGVGALLVLGFAIFRLSNSQKNDFRTNPNDPKLAHLKYMPTKAGTRLLISGWWGIARHINYFGDWLQAWPYSLPTGLAGYTILSAGSAAVDGATRMLDGRQVIPGEAKGWGIIFTYFYVLYFAILLIHRDRRDDEKCAKKYGEDWEKYKKTVRWRIIPYIY, translated from the exons ATGGGTTCCAAAGCACAGCAACCCATCGAGGCGTCGCGCAAGAAGCCCGAGTACGAGTTCTTTGGACC ACCCGGCGCTGCCCTGATCAGCTTcgtcctcccacccctcgtCTACGCCATCACCTTTGCGTGTAACGATCTGTCCGGCTGCCCAGCGccttccctcctccatcccaaaaaCCTCGATCTCAATGTGTTGAAGCACGAAGTTGGTTGGCCACAAGATGGGTGGCCTGGTCTCTTCAGTTGGGAGGCCACAGGGTGGACCTTGGCTTTCTACCTCTTCAACGCCATCCTGTACAGAATCCTTCCCGCGACCGAGACCGAGGGCACAGTTTTGCGAAGTGGTGGCCGGTTGAAGTACAGATTCAATGCCTTCTCCACAACCATGTTCTGCATcgttgctgccgccgccggtacCATCGCCCAGGGCGCCGAGTTCCCCCTTTGGACCTACATCACCGACAACTATGTGCAGATTCTGACTGCCAACACACTCATTGCCTATGCGCTCGCCACTTTTGTCTACGTTCGCAGCTTCAGCGTCAAGCCTGGCAACCCCGAGAATCGCGAGCTTGCTGCCGGTGGCGTTACTGGCAACATAATATACGACTGGTACATTGGGCGCGAGCTCAACCCACgcgtcaccctccccttcattGGCGAGATCGACATCAAGGAGTGGATGGAGCTGCGCCCCGGCATGCTGACCTACATCTTGCTGAACGGGGCTTTCATTGCGAAGCAGTACCGCAACTATGGCTATGTCACCGACAGCATCGTCTTCGTGGCTGTCGTGCAGACACTTTACGTCTTGGACGGCCAGTACATGGAGCCCGCCATCATGACGACTATGGATATCACCACCGATGGGTTTGGGTTCATGCTTTCGTTTGGTGACCTTGTCTGGGTTCCATTCATCTACACCCAGCAGACACGTTACCTTGCCACCCACCCACAGACGCTGGGTCCTTTGGGACTTGCCGGTGTCGGTGCTTTGTTGGTGCTCGGCTTTGCCATCTTCCGCCTGTCCAACAGCCAGAAGAATGACTTCCGCACCAACCCCAATGACCCCAAGCTGGCCCATCTCAAGTATATGCCCACCAAGGCGGGCACTCGTCTGCTCATCTCTGGCTGGTGGGGCATTGCCAGACACATCAACTACTTTGGTGACTGGCTTCAGGCTTGGCCCTACAGTTTGCCCACCGGGCTTGCCGGCTACACCATCCTGTCTGCAGGAAGTGCTGCTGTGGATGGCGCGACCAGGATGCTTGACGGCCGCCAGGTTATCCCCGGTGAAGCCAAGGGGTGGGGCATCATCTTCACCTACTTTTACGTCTTGTACTTTGCCATTCTGTTGATCCACCGTGACCGCAGAGACGACGAGAAGTGCGCCAAGAAGTATGGCGAGGACTGG